The Hymenobacter baengnokdamensis genome includes a region encoding these proteins:
- a CDS encoding glycoside hydrolase family 43 protein yields MLHKLVFRRSALALAAPLALAACQSRPARQADQPATTPAAPAATTGSATAKYLAEPLITSIYTADPSAHVFNGRIYIYPSHDIESGIPENDSGDHFAMRDYHVLSMDSVGGKVTDHGVALAIKDIPWAGRQLWAPDAAVKDGTYYLYFPVKDKQDVFRIGVATSPSPTGPFKAAATPIAGSYSIDPAVFSDADGKAYMYFGGLWGGQLQRWATGTYNPKAPDKKPDGNEPAIGPRVARLSADMQHFAGPVQELKIVDEAGKPLLASDTKRRFFEGGWLHKYQGRYYFSYSTGDTHLLVYAVSDSPTGTFTYKGVLMTPVQGWTTHHSIVEVKGKWYIFYHDTELSNKTWLRNVKVTELTHNADGSIVTINP; encoded by the coding sequence ATGCTTCATAAGCTCGTTTTTCGCCGTTCGGCGCTCGCGCTGGCCGCCCCGCTGGCCCTGGCTGCCTGCCAAAGCCGACCTGCCCGGCAGGCCGACCAGCCGGCTACTACCCCAGCGGCCCCGGCCGCCACAACTGGCTCAGCTACTGCCAAATACCTAGCTGAGCCACTGATTACAAGTATCTATACTGCCGACCCGTCGGCCCACGTTTTCAACGGCAGGATTTACATCTACCCCTCGCACGACATCGAGTCGGGCATCCCGGAAAATGACAGCGGCGACCACTTTGCCATGCGCGACTACCACGTGCTGTCGATGGACAGCGTGGGTGGTAAAGTGACTGACCACGGCGTGGCGCTTGCTATCAAAGATATTCCCTGGGCCGGCCGCCAGCTGTGGGCTCCCGACGCAGCCGTTAAAGATGGCACTTACTATCTCTACTTTCCGGTGAAGGACAAGCAGGACGTGTTCCGTATCGGGGTGGCCACTAGCCCGTCGCCTACCGGGCCCTTTAAGGCGGCGGCTACGCCCATCGCGGGCAGCTACAGCATCGACCCCGCCGTGTTTAGCGATGCGGATGGCAAGGCCTATATGTACTTTGGCGGCCTCTGGGGCGGGCAGCTCCAGCGCTGGGCTACGGGTACCTATAATCCTAAAGCGCCGGATAAAAAGCCCGACGGTAACGAGCCGGCGATTGGCCCACGTGTGGCCCGGCTAAGCGCCGATATGCAGCACTTTGCCGGCCCGGTGCAGGAGCTGAAAATAGTGGATGAAGCCGGCAAGCCCCTGCTGGCGAGCGATACGAAGCGGCGCTTTTTTGAAGGCGGCTGGCTGCATAAGTACCAGGGCAGGTATTATTTCTCTTACTCGACCGGCGATACCCACCTGCTGGTGTATGCCGTGAGCGACTCGCCCACCGGCACCTTCACTTACAAAGGCGTGCTCATGACCCCGGTGCAAGGCTGGACTACCCACCACTCCATCGTGGAGGTGAAAGGCAAATGGTATATCTTCTACCACGACACGGAGCTGAGCAATAAAACCTGGCTGCGCAACGTAAAAGTGACCGAGCTAACGCATAATGCCGACGGCAGCATCGTGACGATAAACCCATAA
- the pncA gene encoding bifunctional nicotinamidase/pyrazinamidase, with protein MMTCLLLIDVQPDFLPGGALAVPDGDAILPLLNDLQTHFDLVVATQDWHPAGHRSFASAHPGQALFAEIEWQGLPQRLWPDHCVQGSPGAALHPALSLDRVEAIFRKGTDPELDSYSAFSDNGHRRATGLSAYLRARGITQLFVAGLATDYCVYFSAKDARREGFEVTVLEDATRGIAAETIAAAKADLLAQGVRFTQAREMLAKSSRKERPASPSVA; from the coding sequence ATGATGACCTGCCTGCTACTCATTGATGTTCAACCCGATTTTTTGCCGGGCGGCGCGCTGGCCGTGCCCGACGGTGATGCTATCCTGCCGCTGCTCAACGACTTGCAAACGCATTTCGACCTGGTAGTAGCTACCCAGGACTGGCACCCGGCCGGGCACCGCAGCTTTGCCAGCGCCCACCCTGGGCAGGCGCTTTTTGCCGAGATTGAGTGGCAGGGCCTGCCGCAGCGCCTCTGGCCCGACCACTGCGTGCAGGGCTCACCAGGGGCCGCCCTGCACCCGGCGCTGAGTCTCGACCGCGTGGAAGCCATTTTTCGCAAGGGCACCGACCCCGAACTGGATAGCTACAGTGCTTTTTCTGACAACGGGCACCGCCGTGCCACCGGCCTGAGCGCCTACCTCCGCGCCCGTGGCATTACGCAACTATTTGTGGCCGGGCTGGCTACCGATTACTGCGTGTACTTTTCGGCTAAAGATGCGCGCCGCGAAGGCTTTGAGGTAACTGTGCTTGAAGATGCTACCCGGGGCATTGCCGCCGAAACTATTGCCGCCGCCAAAGCCGATTTGCTGGCACAGGGCGTGCGCTTTACGCAGGCCCGCGAAATGCTGGCGAAAAGCAGCAGAAAAGAGCGCCCGGCTTCACCGAGCGTAGCCTAA
- a CDS encoding malate:quinone oxidoreductase, producing the protein MNLKTFPAKPLTADIVLIGAGIMSATLGILLKELDPGLTIAVYERLDAVAAESSDAWNNAGTGHSAFCELNYTPQRPDGSIDISKADKIAEQFELSKQLWASLVQGGQLPDPEAFIHSIPHMSFVWGAENVEYLRKRHAALLGSPLFAGMEFSDDPAQIEKWIPLVMDGRDRSQPVAATRMAIGTDVNFGALTRALFTQLSQQPGVTFELGQEIEDFRHKADGLWRVKVRSRATGKSRKVRTRFVFIGAGGGSLTLLEKSGIPEASGFGGFPVSGQWLKCTRPDVIARHNAKVYGKAAVGSPPMSVPHLDTRQINGRRELLFGPYAGFSTKFLKKGSYADLFRSIELGNIRPLLYAGARNIPLTKYLIGQVLQTPEQRIAALREYYPEARPEDWQLEVAGQRVQVIKKDKKAGGVLEFGTEVVTAADGSIAALLGASPGASTAVSIMLDLVQRCFPEQAASPEWQATFHRLVPSFGQPLAANAALTAAVRAHSAEVLKLA; encoded by the coding sequence ATGAACTTAAAAACTTTTCCTGCCAAACCCCTTACTGCCGATATCGTACTCATTGGGGCAGGCATTATGAGCGCCACGCTGGGGATTCTGCTTAAGGAGCTGGACCCCGGCCTGACGATTGCCGTGTATGAGCGCCTCGACGCGGTGGCGGCCGAAAGCTCGGATGCCTGGAACAACGCCGGCACTGGTCACTCGGCTTTTTGTGAGCTCAACTACACGCCCCAGCGCCCCGACGGCAGCATCGACATTTCGAAAGCTGATAAGATTGCCGAGCAGTTTGAGCTGAGCAAGCAGCTCTGGGCCAGCCTTGTGCAGGGCGGCCAGCTGCCCGACCCCGAAGCATTCATCCATAGTATTCCGCACATGAGCTTTGTGTGGGGAGCTGAGAACGTGGAGTACCTGCGTAAGCGCCACGCCGCGCTGCTGGGCTCGCCCCTGTTTGCCGGTATGGAGTTCAGCGACGACCCCGCGCAGATTGAAAAATGGATTCCGCTGGTAATGGACGGCCGCGACCGCAGCCAGCCGGTAGCGGCGACGCGCATGGCCATCGGAACCGACGTTAACTTTGGGGCCCTCACGCGGGCGCTGTTCACCCAGCTGAGCCAGCAGCCCGGCGTCACGTTTGAGCTAGGGCAGGAAATAGAAGATTTCCGGCATAAGGCCGATGGGCTGTGGCGCGTAAAAGTGCGTAGCCGGGCCACCGGCAAGAGCCGCAAGGTGCGCACGCGGTTTGTATTTATCGGGGCGGGCGGCGGCTCGCTTACGCTGCTCGAAAAGTCGGGCATACCGGAGGCCAGCGGCTTTGGCGGCTTTCCGGTGAGCGGGCAGTGGCTGAAATGCACGCGCCCCGACGTTATTGCGCGGCACAACGCCAAGGTTTACGGCAAGGCCGCCGTCGGCTCGCCGCCCATGTCGGTGCCCCATCTCGATACCCGCCAGATAAACGGCCGCCGCGAGCTGCTGTTTGGTCCTTACGCCGGCTTCAGCACCAAGTTTTTGAAGAAAGGCTCGTACGCCGACTTGTTTCGCTCGATTGAGCTGGGCAATATCAGGCCTTTGCTATATGCCGGCGCCCGTAATATTCCGCTTACCAAGTACCTTATCGGCCAGGTATTGCAAACGCCCGAGCAGCGCATTGCGGCCCTGCGCGAGTATTACCCCGAGGCCCGCCCCGAAGACTGGCAGCTCGAAGTAGCGGGCCAGCGCGTGCAGGTTATCAAAAAAGACAAAAAGGCTGGCGGCGTATTAGAATTTGGCACTGAAGTAGTTACTGCGGCCGATGGCTCGATTGCCGCGCTGCTGGGGGCTTCGCCGGGGGCCAGCACGGCCGTCAGCATCATGCTCGACCTGGTGCAGCGCTGCTTTCCCGAGCAAGCCGCCTCGCCCGAGTGGCAGGCTACTTTTCATCGGCTGGTGCCCTCCTTTGGCCAGCCCCTGGCCGCTAATGCAGCCCTTACGGCGGCCGTGCGGGCGCACTCGGCCGAGGTACTGAAGCTGGCGTAG
- a CDS encoding BLUF domain-containing protein produces the protein MNSEPEGCYSIVYISTAIVDFREAELVQLLRRSRCFNQKANITGVLMYGGGRFMQVLEGCPGAVRPLYTRIAADPRHGRLERLADGFMPRREFTGWHMSFAPLPSDYFLSLPGYLTPPQLVQTGAGSTMQQVLSEFMTASSRQLVL, from the coding sequence ATGAATAGTGAACCAGAAGGTTGTTATAGCATCGTCTATATCAGTACGGCCATTGTTGACTTCCGGGAGGCGGAATTAGTGCAACTGCTGCGGCGGTCGCGGTGTTTCAATCAGAAAGCAAATATTACGGGCGTCCTCATGTACGGTGGCGGGCGCTTTATGCAGGTGTTGGAGGGCTGTCCCGGCGCGGTGCGCCCCCTATACACCCGCATTGCCGCCGACCCGCGTCACGGCCGCCTCGAAAGGCTGGCCGATGGCTTTATGCCCCGGCGCGAGTTCACGGGCTGGCATATGAGCTTTGCGCCGCTGCCCAGCGACTACTTTCTGAGCCTGCCTGGCTACCTCACCCCGCCGCAGCTGGTGCAAACCGGGGCCGGCTCAACCATGCAGCAAGTACTAAGCGAGTTTATGACCGCCAGCTCGCGGCAGCTCGTGCTATAA
- a CDS encoding cold-shock protein, translated as MQTGTVKFFNETKGFGFIKVDSTGEDVFVHVTDLVNEIRENDKVQFEIAQGKKGPNAVKVSLV; from the coding sequence ATGCAGACAGGAACCGTAAAATTCTTTAACGAAACCAAAGGCTTCGGCTTCATCAAAGTAGACAGCACCGGCGAGGACGTATTTGTCCACGTAACCGACCTCGTAAACGAAATTCGCGAGAACGACAAAGTGCAGTTTGAAATTGCTCAGGGCAAAAAAGGCCCGAACGCAGTAAAGGTGTCGCTCGTTTAG
- a CDS encoding DUF1624 domain-containing protein: MLQATTSLPLPAGPAATTRVPAVDVVRGLAMVIMALDHIREFWCATRVRPEDVAHASALLFLTRWITHFCAPTFVFLAGVSIFLYQQKQAGRGKVSRFLLTRGLWLVVLELVLINFLLQWGYNLVLLEVIWVLGWSMVLLAGLIWLPRWLLVTLALAMIAGQHLLPTAQPVTASNLLWALLYGGPAFFQMSPVPLLAAYTILPWTAVMAAGYAAGPWFRAGLAQRTRWLRLAGVAALLLFVGLRATNWYGDPAPWSTQPRGPGYSLLSFLDVTKYPPSLLFLSLTLGVALLLLSATEGLPGRLGRWLSIYGRVPLFYFVLHFCLVSGGAFIWTTLAFGKAINLSFAPVKDWPAGYHPSLLRAYVVWGCVVGLMYWPCRWYQGYKQRHSYWWLSYL, encoded by the coding sequence ATGTTGCAAGCCACTACTTCATTGCCGCTGCCAGCCGGGCCGGCCGCTACCACGCGCGTGCCGGCCGTTGATGTAGTACGCGGCCTGGCGATGGTTATCATGGCGCTCGACCACATTCGGGAGTTCTGGTGCGCTACCAGGGTGCGGCCCGAAGACGTGGCCCACGCCTCGGCGCTGTTGTTTCTGACGCGCTGGATTACGCACTTCTGCGCTCCCACGTTTGTGTTTCTGGCCGGAGTGAGCATCTTTTTATATCAGCAAAAGCAAGCAGGCCGGGGCAAAGTGAGCCGGTTTTTGCTGACGAGGGGGCTCTGGCTGGTCGTGCTGGAGCTGGTGCTTATCAACTTCTTGCTGCAATGGGGCTACAATCTGGTGCTGCTGGAAGTAATCTGGGTGCTGGGCTGGAGCATGGTGCTGCTGGCCGGCCTTATCTGGCTGCCGCGCTGGCTGCTGGTTACCCTGGCGCTGGCCATGATTGCCGGCCAGCACCTGCTTCCTACGGCCCAGCCCGTAACGGCCAGCAACCTGCTCTGGGCGCTGCTCTACGGGGGGCCCGCCTTCTTCCAGATGAGCCCGGTGCCTTTGCTGGCTGCCTATACTATTCTGCCCTGGACGGCCGTGATGGCCGCGGGCTATGCGGCCGGGCCGTGGTTCCGCGCCGGACTGGCCCAGCGCACGCGCTGGCTGCGCCTAGCGGGCGTGGCTGCCCTGCTGCTTTTTGTAGGCCTGCGCGCCACCAACTGGTACGGCGACCCCGCGCCGTGGAGTACGCAGCCGCGGGGGCCGGGGTATAGCCTGCTATCGTTTCTCGACGTCACCAAGTACCCGCCGTCGCTGCTGTTTCTGAGCCTCACGCTGGGCGTGGCGTTGCTGCTGCTGTCGGCAACCGAGGGCCTGCCCGGCCGGCTTGGTCGCTGGCTGAGTATATATGGGCGGGTGCCGTTGTTTTACTTCGTGCTGCATTTTTGCCTGGTGAGCGGGGGAGCATTTATCTGGACTACCCTGGCCTTTGGCAAAGCCATTAACCTTTCGTTTGCCCCGGTTAAAGACTGGCCGGCCGGCTACCACCCCAGCCTGCTGCGGGCCTACGTGGTGTGGGGGTGCGTGGTGGGGCTGATGTACTGGCCCTGCCGCTGGTACCAGGGCTATAAGCAGCGGCACTCATACTGGTGGCTTTCTTATTTGTAA
- a CDS encoding PhzF family phenazine biosynthesis protein, producing the protein MTIPIYQVDAFARRPFTGNPAAVCPLDEWLPAETMQLIAAENNLAETAFFTPLSGQEADFHLRWFTPTFEIDLCGHATLASAHVLWNERGFAKPEIVFQSKSGLLKVRREADGKLVLDFPSRPPRPLALAEHPEVLIQSLGPGAATPRAVLASRDLVVEFAHADEVLALKPDFTALIDLGYIGLIATAPGSNGVDFVSRFFAPEVGVPEDPVTGSAHSTLIPFWAEKLSKTDMFARQESARGGELWCRLRGDRVDIGGYAVTFLRGDVQL; encoded by the coding sequence ATGACTATTCCCATCTACCAGGTCGACGCCTTTGCGCGGCGGCCCTTCACCGGCAACCCCGCGGCAGTATGCCCACTCGACGAATGGCTGCCGGCCGAAACCATGCAGCTGATTGCGGCCGAAAACAACCTGGCCGAAACTGCCTTTTTTACTCCGCTCAGCGGCCAGGAAGCCGATTTTCACCTGCGCTGGTTTACGCCGACGTTTGAGATTGACCTCTGCGGGCACGCTACGCTGGCCAGCGCCCACGTACTCTGGAATGAGCGGGGCTTTGCCAAGCCCGAAATCGTGTTTCAAAGCAAAAGCGGCCTGCTGAAGGTGCGCCGCGAAGCCGATGGTAAGCTGGTGCTCGACTTTCCGAGCCGCCCGCCGCGCCCGCTGGCCCTGGCCGAGCACCCCGAAGTGCTGATACAGTCGCTCGGGCCTGGCGCGGCCACGCCGCGGGCCGTGCTGGCCTCGCGCGACCTGGTGGTTGAGTTTGCCCACGCCGATGAGGTGCTGGCGCTTAAGCCCGACTTTACTGCCCTTATCGACCTGGGCTATATTGGCCTGATTGCCACCGCGCCCGGCAGCAATGGCGTCGATTTTGTGTCGCGTTTCTTCGCCCCCGAGGTTGGCGTGCCCGAAGACCCGGTAACCGGCTCGGCGCACAGCACGCTCATTCCGTTCTGGGCTGAAAAATTAAGCAAAACCGATATGTTTGCCCGCCAGGAGTCGGCGCGCGGCGGCGAGCTGTGGTGCCGCCTGCGCGGCGACCGTGTCGACATTGGGGGCTACGCCGTTACCTTTTTGCGCGGCGACGTGCAGCTGTAG
- a CDS encoding LytR/AlgR family response regulator transcription factor, translating into MTPAAPLTCIIVDDNEINRLTLEHLVDLTPELKLVASLPGGLETLDFFRKGGRCDLLLLDVEMPTLTGLELARLLPKPTPAIVLVTTHRTFAVAAFDMQAIDYLVKPVEPARFSQAIAKVVAARRPVARRPPPVAPAPAVAPELFVKVGTRSIKVNFDEVLYIEALSTYSVLVTPTQKHIVYLTLKVLSERLPFAHFVRVHRSYIVNMQRIEAVEDNVLKIGSCEVPVGKSYQEEFTRHLRSL; encoded by the coding sequence ATGACGCCTGCTGCTCCTCTCACCTGCATCATCGTCGATGACAATGAAATCAACCGGCTCACCTTGGAGCACCTGGTTGACCTGACGCCCGAGCTAAAGCTGGTAGCCTCGCTGCCAGGCGGGCTCGAAACCCTCGATTTTTTTCGCAAGGGCGGACGCTGCGACTTGCTCCTGCTCGATGTGGAGATGCCCACCCTCACGGGCCTGGAGCTGGCCCGGCTGCTGCCCAAGCCCACGCCCGCTATCGTGCTGGTAACCACCCACCGCACCTTTGCGGTAGCCGCCTTCGATATGCAGGCCATCGATTACCTCGTGAAGCCTGTGGAGCCCGCCCGCTTTAGCCAGGCGATAGCCAAGGTAGTGGCGGCCCGCCGCCCCGTGGCCCGCCGGCCCCCGCCCGTTGCGCCGGCCCCGGCGGTGGCCCCTGAGCTCTTTGTGAAAGTAGGCACCCGCTCAATAAAGGTAAATTTTGACGAAGTGCTCTACATAGAGGCCCTCTCTACTTATTCGGTGTTGGTTACGCCTACCCAGAAGCACATTGTGTACCTCACACTCAAGGTATTGAGCGAGCGGCTGCCATTTGCTCATTTCGTGCGCGTGCACCGGTCTTATATCGTCAATATGCAGCGCATTGAGGCAGTTGAAGACAATGTACTAAAAATCGGCTCCTGCGAAGTGCCGGTTGGCAAGTCTTACCAGGAAGAATTTACCCGCCATTTGCGCAGCCTCTGA
- a CDS encoding hybrid sensor histidine kinase/response regulator, whose amino-acid sequence MSLPAAPAPPAGDSSTDLHTLASLSEHNPNPIVRLDATGRQLYANVAARTLRHGLSREEQVRIRRQLRAVARNGAPNQEIQVGERFFMLQVAATEPPTGCITLYLAETTDRVRAERQLADQQAFMSAILDATPSLIFVRDETKQMVFENRATTELRRQLGYLHPTHAQPPTARQAEEWKGYITTDAYVLATGEQITVEVPTTLASGEVRYFCTIKRLLERPDGTRQVLVLSNDITEEKLATDTLARQEKQYRDLMMHSHALICTHDLQGELLSVNPAAAELLGRPLSALPGCLLHELVAPDHRPAVTRYLQGFATTDSQRGTLAINDNQGRTRYLLYDNYLVREAGQPLYVIGYGQEITERVLAEQELLRAKTAAEAAVRARENFLANVSHEIRTPLNGVLGMASQLGKTLLDGRQQEFVRTIRHAGHHLLHVINDVLDMAKITSGKLEMESVAFNLCDSMGEALRPLIAQANEKGIHFAGTPLRTTCSYPWVLGDPHRLNQILINLVGNALKFTDPGGRVLVIGEQLAETATTITVRFSVEDTGIGIAPEKQQLIFEGFTQAYSDTTRRFGGTGLGLSISRALVEQLGGQLMLSSVLGQGSTFAFMLTLPKAPAPVTAAPLVDAYDTGALRGRRLLVVEDNEINRTVARLLFEGWGAIVEEAKDGLAGVHRVRDEALYDVVLMDIQLPGLNGLDATAAIRALPDPQRANIPIVALTANAFRADRDRYLAAGMNACLAKPFEDEEVYRTLAQLLPAPADAPAYDLAKLRVLARGREEFVLKIIRSFLRNMPESLAQLRQAATENRWGEVAKITHHIKPSLESVGMHQVAAAVEQLEAATPADYPHLPAAASHLATHIERVLAQLAHELPQEQGG is encoded by the coding sequence ATGTCTTTGCCTGCCGCCCCGGCCCCCCCAGCGGGTGACTCCTCAACCGACCTGCACACGCTGGCCAGCCTGTCGGAGCACAACCCCAACCCCATCGTGCGCCTTGATGCCACGGGCCGGCAGCTTTATGCAAATGTCGCGGCCCGGACTCTGCGCCACGGCTTGAGCCGGGAAGAGCAGGTGCGGATACGCCGCCAGCTGCGAGCAGTAGCCCGTAATGGCGCACCGAACCAGGAAATTCAGGTAGGTGAGCGTTTTTTTATGTTGCAGGTGGCGGCTACCGAGCCCCCTACCGGCTGCATAACCCTGTACCTGGCTGAAACTACGGACCGCGTTCGCGCCGAGCGGCAGCTTGCCGACCAGCAAGCCTTTATGAGCGCTATTCTGGATGCTACTCCCAGCTTAATCTTTGTGCGCGATGAGACAAAGCAAATGGTGTTCGAAAACCGGGCAACCACCGAGCTGCGCCGCCAGCTGGGCTACCTGCATCCAACACATGCCCAGCCCCCTACCGCCCGGCAGGCTGAAGAATGGAAAGGATATATAACCACTGATGCATACGTTTTAGCTACCGGCGAGCAGATAACGGTGGAGGTGCCTACTACGCTGGCTTCGGGCGAGGTACGCTATTTCTGCACTATCAAGCGGCTGCTGGAGCGGCCCGATGGCACCCGCCAGGTGCTGGTACTCAGCAACGACATCACGGAGGAAAAGCTGGCCACCGATACCCTCGCCCGGCAGGAAAAGCAGTACCGCGACCTGATGATGCACTCGCACGCGCTCATCTGCACCCACGACCTGCAAGGCGAGCTGCTTTCGGTAAACCCGGCAGCGGCCGAGCTGCTGGGCCGGCCGCTGTCGGCCCTGCCGGGCTGCCTCCTGCACGAATTGGTAGCCCCCGACCACCGGCCCGCAGTAACGAGATACCTCCAGGGCTTTGCTACCACCGATAGCCAGCGGGGCACACTGGCTATCAACGATAACCAGGGCCGGACCCGGTACCTGCTCTACGACAACTACCTGGTGCGCGAGGCCGGCCAGCCGCTTTACGTGATTGGCTACGGCCAGGAAATTACCGAGCGCGTGCTGGCCGAGCAGGAGCTGCTGCGGGCCAAAACTGCGGCCGAAGCAGCCGTGCGGGCCCGCGAAAACTTTCTGGCCAATGTCAGCCACGAAATCCGGACGCCCCTCAACGGGGTGCTGGGCATGGCCAGCCAGCTTGGCAAAACCTTGCTCGACGGCCGCCAGCAGGAGTTTGTGCGCACTATCCGCCACGCGGGGCATCACCTGCTGCACGTTATCAACGACGTGCTCGACATGGCCAAGATTACCTCCGGCAAGCTGGAGATGGAATCGGTGGCGTTTAACCTCTGCGACTCGATGGGCGAAGCCCTACGCCCTCTTATTGCGCAGGCCAATGAAAAGGGCATTCACTTTGCGGGCACGCCCCTGCGCACTACCTGTAGCTACCCCTGGGTGCTCGGCGACCCGCACCGCCTCAACCAGATTCTTATCAACCTGGTAGGCAATGCCTTGAAGTTTACCGACCCAGGCGGGCGCGTGCTGGTTATTGGCGAGCAGCTGGCCGAAACTGCGACAACCATCACGGTGCGATTCAGCGTGGAAGACACCGGCATTGGTATCGCGCCTGAAAAGCAACAGCTTATCTTTGAAGGGTTTACCCAGGCGTATTCCGATACTACGCGGCGCTTTGGCGGTACCGGGCTGGGGCTCAGCATTTCGCGGGCGCTGGTTGAGCAGCTGGGAGGCCAGCTCATGCTCAGCAGCGTGCTCGGGCAAGGCAGCACCTTTGCCTTTATGCTGACGCTGCCCAAAGCTCCCGCTCCCGTAACAGCGGCGCCGCTCGTCGACGCCTACGACACCGGGGCCCTGCGGGGCCGCCGGCTGCTGGTAGTTGAAGACAATGAGATAAACCGTACCGTGGCCCGGCTGCTCTTTGAGGGCTGGGGAGCCATAGTGGAAGAAGCCAAAGACGGCCTGGCCGGGGTGCACCGCGTGCGCGACGAAGCACTCTACGATGTGGTGCTCATGGATATTCAGCTGCCCGGCCTCAATGGCCTCGACGCTACGGCCGCTATCCGGGCGCTGCCCGACCCTCAGCGGGCCAACATACCTATCGTGGCCCTTACGGCCAATGCCTTTCGGGCCGACCGAGACCGCTACCTGGCCGCCGGCATGAATGCGTGCCTGGCCAAGCCTTTTGAGGATGAGGAAGTGTACCGCACGCTGGCGCAGCTGCTACCTGCCCCGGCCGACGCCCCGGCCTACGACCTGGCCAAGCTGCGGGTGCTGGCCCGGGGCCGTGAAGAATTTGTACTGAAAATTATTCGCTCGTTTTTGCGCAACATGCCCGAGAGCCTCGCCCAGCTACGCCAGGCCGCCACCGAAAACCGCTGGGGCGAAGTTGCCAAAATTACCCACCACATCAAGCCCAGCCTCGAATCGGTGGGTATGCACCAGGTAGCCGCCGCCGTTGAGCAGCTCGAAGCGGCCACCCCCGCCGACTACCCGCATCTGCCAGCCGCCGCTTCTCACCTGGCTACCCATATCGAGCGCGTATTAGCACAGCTGGCCCACGAGCTGCCGCAGGAACAAGGTGGGTAA
- a CDS encoding carboxypeptidase-like regulatory domain-containing protein, which yields MNNHYTIRLYVAALLALPLLAAIPGTAAAHPFTTNGPAARQPHAIVAPAPASCSCCAPAAPAAKKPAAPKSTASLATPAAAPPVAEALAPQTVQLKGIVLKADGQPCAGASVYPAGAPRQLVVTDAKGTFTLPVPASMPVSLRVEYFGEGSSRVEVPAKAATEPLHITLGQ from the coding sequence ATGAATAATCACTATACTATCCGCCTTTACGTAGCAGCTCTGCTCGCACTTCCGCTGCTGGCAGCCATACCGGGAACGGCCGCTGCTCACCCTTTTACTACCAACGGGCCAGCTGCCAGGCAGCCCCATGCGATAGTTGCGCCCGCTCCTGCCTCGTGCTCGTGCTGCGCACCTGCTGCACCGGCGGCCAAAAAGCCGGCAGCCCCCAAGAGCACCGCCAGCCTGGCCACCCCAGCCGCTGCGCCGCCCGTTGCGGAGGCCCTGGCTCCGCAAACCGTACAGCTTAAAGGCATCGTGCTGAAGGCCGACGGCCAGCCCTGCGCCGGGGCCAGCGTGTACCCGGCAGGTGCTCCACGCCAGCTCGTGGTAACCGATGCGAAAGGCACCTTTACCCTACCAGTGCCGGCCAGCATGCCCGTCTCGCTGCGGGTCGAGTATTTTGGCGAAGGCAGCAGCCGGGTAGAAGTTCCCGCTAAGGCCGCTACCGAGCCGCTGCACATCACGCTCGGCCAATAA
- the ruvC gene encoding crossover junction endodeoxyribonuclease RuvC gives MAVSRTLPPPTPAQRLPPAEKVIMGIDPGTQIMGYAVIEVRGQRIDVLQYDVINLKALGSNHAVKLKRIFTRMLELIDEFLPDELAIEAPFYGVNVQSMLKLGRAQGVAIAACLSRDIPFVEYAPTKVKQAVTGSGSADKEQVARMLRQTLTLPPIEEAPKFLDATDALAVALCHHYQQGNNAKAGSKSWGKFLEDNPGRTLAATTARKPVGSRAK, from the coding sequence ATGGCCGTTTCCCGCACCTTGCCCCCCCCTACTCCCGCGCAGCGGCTCCCGCCGGCCGAGAAGGTCATCATGGGCATCGACCCCGGCACCCAGATTATGGGCTACGCCGTTATTGAGGTGCGCGGGCAGCGCATTGATGTGCTGCAATACGACGTTATCAACCTGAAGGCCCTGGGTTCGAATCACGCCGTAAAGCTAAAGCGGATTTTCACCCGTATGCTCGAGCTCATTGATGAGTTTTTGCCCGATGAGCTGGCCATCGAGGCACCCTTCTACGGCGTTAATGTGCAGAGTATGCTCAAGCTGGGGCGGGCTCAGGGCGTGGCCATTGCCGCCTGCCTCTCGCGCGATATACCCTTTGTTGAATATGCCCCGACGAAAGTAAAACAGGCCGTAACCGGCTCAGGCTCGGCCGATAAGGAGCAGGTGGCCCGCATGCTGCGCCAGACGCTGACCCTGCCGCCCATCGAAGAAGCGCCGAAGTTTCTGGACGCCACCGATGCGCTGGCCGTGGCCCTGTGCCACCACTATCAGCAGGGCAACAACGCGAAGGCCGGCAGCAAGAGCTGGGGTAAATTTCTGGAAGACAACCCCGGCCGCACCCTGGCCGCCACCACGGCCCGCAAGCCCGTCGGCAGCCGCGCAAAATAA